The Streptococcus oralis genome segment GATGATATTGCATGGAAATAGAAGAATGTAGGCAAATTTCAATTCTTGATGTAGCAAGTCGTTTAGGTATCTCCTTTAAACAAGTTTCGACCAGTGTCTATGAGCATTCTGAACACGATTCATTTCGGATTTTTTCAACTACCAATACTTTTAAATGGTTTTCAAGAGATATTCAAGGTGATGTCATTGATTTTGTTCGACTTGTTAAGGGAATTTCCTTTAAAGAAGCTCTAGCCTTTCTTTCTGAAGAACCTTTTCAAAAAGAAGCTGTTCAAGAAAAAAGAGAGAGACCATTTTATTATCCTTTAAAGAGAGTAGAAGATTCTAACTGCAGTCTGGCTAGATATTATTTAACAGAATGTAGAGGAATCTCAGAAGAAATCATACAAAAGATGATTCAACAAGGTTTGATAGCCCAAGCTAGTTGGAAAACAAATGAAACAGTTGAACCTGTTATCGTTTTTAAAAGCTATGATCATCGTCACAAGCTGCAGGCAGCAAGCTTACAAGGGATTTATAAGAATCACTCTCTTCCTAGAGAGAGGCTGAAAACGATTCTAAAAGGAAGCCATGGACATATTGGAATATCTTTTGATATTGGTAAACCAAATAGACTGGTTTTTTGTGAATCGTTCGTCGACTTGATAAGCTATTACGAACTTCATCAACAAAGTCTAACTGATGTTCGTTTGGTATCTATGGAAGGATTAAAAAGGTCTGTTGTTGCTTATCAAACTTTACGACTAATAGCTGAAGAAAATCAGAAGTTGGAATTTTTAGATACAGTAACACCTTCAAAGTTATTGCATTTGATCAATACAATTCGTGATACCACCACCTATTTCGATAATCATCCTGATTTATTGACACTTGCGGTAGATTGTGATGATGCAGGAAAAGATTTTTCTGATAAGTTATCTCAATCAGGATTTCCTGTTTTACTGGATTTACCTAATAATGAATCTGGGAAAGAAAAAATAGACTGGAACGATATTCTTAGAGAAAAGAAATCAGATTTACAATTGATGATCGAGAATGTAAAAGAGACATTGAGGAATCAACCAGTAAGACAAACCTCTCAATGTTTAGAATTGTGATAACAAAATCAAGATGTTTTAGCTAATATTAGAATGAAGGAGGATCGTATATGACCATAATCGAGCGCTTAGAAGAAAAGGTCACTAGGCAAGAAAGCAAGGTAGCAAGAGAGACAGAAAAACTAGCTGCTTACAGAGAGCAACTGGAGACAGCGATGTTTGCGACGTTCAAAAGGCGTCAAAGCATCAGTCACATGAGTTTTGAAGAAGCTCTTGACCATGCCTTTGGTAAAGAAAGACAATTCGATGATTCTGAATTTAGAAAGGATGAAATGAGTGAATGACAAAAGATTGGAATTTTAATCAACCATTAGAAAGTAAATCAGAAAATCAAGGGGATTCAGATAAAATTGCGGCCTTATTTGGAAATCATCAAGGAGGTAATGAAGTAAATTATGAAGCAGCTTTTCAAAAGCGAAAACAAGCGCCTGTGACGGAATCAAATTCTAGTTCTAAACCTAAAGTCACAGAGGTTAGAACAGGAAAAGAGACAGATATCACTACAAGTTATCAGCAACATCTTAAAAGACTTATTGCGGATAACAATAGCGATATTCAAAGCAGTCAAAAGAAAATTGAAGAGCTACATACGTTGATTGACACAAAGAATAAAGATAATAAGAAATTGCAGTCCATTTATGATGCGATTTCGGAATTACACTAAGCAGTCTTAAAAGGCTGCTTTTTTTGAGAGGTTATAGATGTTTACAAAACTTTTTAAGAAAAAACAAGACAATAGTGATGTATTTAAGAAGCTAATTCATAGACTATCTGATATGCCCGTCCAAAATCTTGAAAAAATTGACAGACTGTTAGATATCATTTTCACTCCAGATCAAGAATCAGAACAAGTAAAAACAGAATCAATTTATAGGGAAGAAACATTGGACGACACATTAAAGGAAGCTAAAAATCAACTTCATAAGGAACAATTGGAGAAGAATTTAGAGAGATTTAGGAAAAATAGTCAATAACGCACCAAAATTGGTGCGTTATACTTTTTTATGCTATAATTGAATTATAAAAATAAAGGAGTTTGCCATGATTGGAAAGAACATAAAATCCTTACGTAAAACACACGACTTAACACAACCCGAATTTGCCCAAATTATAGGAATTTCTCGAAATAGCTTGAGTCGTTATGAAAATGGAACTAGTTCAGTCTCTACGGAGCTAATAGACATCATTTGTCAAAAGTTTAATGTATCTTATGTCGATATTGTAGGAGAAGACAAAATGCTTAATCCTGTTGAAGATTATGAACTGACTTTAAAAATTGAAATAGTGAAAGAAAGAGGTGCTAATCTATTATCTCGACTTTATCGTTATCAAGATAGTCAGGGAATTAGCATTGATGATGAATCTAATCCTTGGATTTTAATGAGTGATGATCTATCTGACTTGATTCATACGAATATCTATTTAGTTGAAACTTTTGATGAAATAGAGAGATATAGCGGCTATTTGGATGGAATTGAGCGCATGTTAGAGATATCTGAAAAACGGATGGTAGCTTAATGGAAATCCAAGATTATACTGATAGTGAATTCAAACATGCTCTAGCACGGAATCTTCGTTCTCTGACAAGAGGAAGAAAGTCCAGTAAGCAACCTATAGCGATTTTGCTTGGAGGGCAAAGTGGTGCTGGCAAGACTACAATTCATCGTATTAAACAGAAAGAATTTCAAGGAAATATTGTTATCATAGATGGCGATAGTTTTCGTTCTCAGCATCCACACTATTTAGAACTGCAGCAAGAATATGGCAAAGATAGTGTAGAATACACCAAAGATTTTGCAGGGCAAATGGTAGAGTCTTTAGTAACAGAATTGAGTCATTTGGGATACAATCTTTTGATAGAGGGAACTTTACGAACGATTGATGTTCCAAAGAAAACAGCACAACTCTTGAAAAGTAGGGGATATGAAGTACAATTAGCCTTGATTGCGACAAAGCCTAAGCTGTCCTATCTGAGCACCCTTATCCGATACGAAGAACTATACGCTATCAATCCAAATCAAGCACGTGCAACTCCAAAAGAACATCATGATTTCATTGTAAATCATCTAGTTGATAATACACGGCAATTGGAAGAACTAGCTATCTTTGAAAGAATTCAAATTTACCAACGAGATAGAAGTTGTGTATATGATTCAAAAGAAAATACAACTTCAGCAGCAACCGTTCTTCATGATTTACTATTTGGAGAATGGAATCAAGTGGAGAAAGAGATGTTGAAGGTGGGGGAAGAAAAATTGAGAAAATTTTAATCAGTCATGTTTTATGTTAATATCAAATAGAAAGAATAGGTGAAAACTATGGAATTAAGAGCAATATTAGGAAAAGAATTTGAGGGGATTGTTATAGAGTTTCAAAATAGAGGAATAATATTTGAAGGTCAATTTAAAATAATGACTTCAATGTTTTGTAAGAAATATTCAACGGAGTTCTGTAAATTATTGGAAAAGGAAACAGGATTGAACGTGTGGTATGGTTATCAGGTTCCTTATTTTTTCTATTACGATAGTGAAAGGTACGATAAAAAAACAGCTTCTCTTGTTGCAGAAGAGTACCAAATTAAAAAAGGGAATTTGTAATAATTTCCGTAGAGGAGTTATAAAACAGTAAATATTTATTATGAGGTTGCAGATTATATGGGCAAAGTAATGAGACAATATAATGAATTTTATATAAAATTGCAAAAAGAGTTTAAACTGGCTCATAATATGACCATAGAAGCTATGCCAGCAAAATTTTCCAACAAAGATTATGTTAAAAAATTTACTTATATGTTTCCTGATAAAATTTCTAGACTGTTAATAGAAAGAAACTATTGGTATGGTAAACGTATTATTAAAAAAATTTAGTTAAAATTCAGAGTAAAAGGATGTCTTTAGAAACTAATGATTTTATTCTTGAAACATCTAAATATATAAGAAGACGAGTAAGAAAAAATATTTCGAGTATTGAAGAGAGAAAAACTCAGGCAGATGAAATTCGAAAAAAATCTTTAGCAAAATTAAAGCTGCAAACTATAATGGGAAGATTTACTCCATTTTCTTCAGGAATTGAGATTTTGCCCATCTCTTTTTAATATATTTAAGGATACTTGAAAGTTATATTTTAGAAAAACAATTATGGAGTTCTTAATACGGAATATAGTATAAATGCTGATTTAAAGTGGAGTTTTGTATGCTTTTTACTTTTGTTGAGTATAAAATCTATTAACTTAAGTCGAACTACAAACATTAATTTAAGATGAAGTAAACTGTAACCTTCGGAAATGTCTCTTACTCGATTTCAGAATGAATCACTGACATAGGATTGAAAGAACTAAGTATTTCTTTTTGTTTTGAATGAGATACGTGAGTATAGATTTGTGTGATTGATATAGAACTGTGTCCAAGAATTTGTTGAATATATCGAATATCTACATCATTATCTAGAAGCATTGTTGCAAAGCTATGTCTAAACATATGTGGTGTAATAGTTTTAGATAAGCTATTTTGTTCAACGATTTTCTTTAAAATTAAACGTACACTTTGCTCTGACAATGGTTTAGGCGAATATTTTCCTGGGAATAGGAAATCATTAGATTCCTTTCCGTTTTTATTTATATATGTTTCTAATAAATTGAAGGTTGTTTGATCTCCTAAAAATAGGATACGCTCTTTCTTACCTTTTCCTATAATATGGAGTGTCTTATTGGAAAGATTAATATCTTTGAGATGAATGTGACAAAGTTCAGAAATTCTGATACCTGTTGAAAGTAATAGGGAAATAATTAGTAGATTTCTTTCAGCTTTTTGTTTTTGATAGTCAGTTTTAGATATAACTACTCTCTGCTCTAAATATGAAAAAATATTTTTCAGAATATCATACGGAATCGTTTTAGGCAATATTTTTTCAGTTCTAAATTGAAAGCGTAATTGATTGAAGGGACTCTCTTCAATTATGTGCTGGTATTTTAGATAATTATAAAACACCTTTATACAAGCAATTTTTCTTCTTAATGTATTCGTTTTTATGTTAGATTGTGTCAACTCTTCGATATAGGATTCGACATTATCATAGTTTGAATTATAAAATTGCATAAGATCATTCTTATAAGCTCGAATCGTGTGTGAACTCAAACGCTTATGAGTTTTGCAATAATCTAAGTAAGTAGAAATAAGTTTATAATCCATAAAAATCTCCTTTATCAATAATCATGCTATTATAAACCTATTTGAGTGCTTTGTATAGTGATAATAAATTGTTATCGGTAGGAGAAACAAAAATGAATAACCTGTATCTTGAAAACAACTACAAAATAAAATTAATTAAGTCATCTTCCGATATTGACTATGCCGATTCTCTTAAAATTTATTCAAGAGTAACCCCTTCTGACATCATAACGAATACAAACGAACTAACATATTGGTTAGATAATAAAACTGAAGGGTTTGATAGTTACTTTTTCTCTCTTTTCTTAAACGATCAAAATATAGGTTTAGCAATGTGCACTTATTTAAGTTCTGTTAAAACAGTTGTAATTGAATATATAGCCGTTGAGGATGGATACAGAAAAAATAATACTTATCTTAGTTATTTAAATGAATTAAGAATGTATATATCGAATTTGTTAGAAGTTACTTATTTCATCTGTGAAATTAGTAATAAAAATGACGGAAGTGAAATTGATGATGAGAGTAAAATTTTTAAGATTATTTTATCAATAGAAAATTTTTTTACAGTAGATGCTGTCTACCATACACTACCTTTAGGTATTAACAATGAGTTTAGTAGCTTTGAAGCAAGATTAATGATTAATTCAAATACTAATATAAAGACTATTTCAAAAGATACTTATATAAGAATTATCCAATCTTTATATTTTGAATACTATGTAAAATGGTATGAACATTTTTTTAGTGAAAGTGAGAAACTTCAATACATTAATCAAATTCAAAATACTTTTACTGATTTAAAAAATAACCTTGTTGCTTTATCTGAACCATTGCAGTTTATTGAAGTTAATAAAGATAAAATCAAAAGTGCAGGTAATATTGAGAAGCTACCTGCATCAAAAAAGAAACTAAACAATGGTTTAATTTCAATGTTTATATCAATTGTCGTCTTTCCAATTATTATTGTTTCTTATTATAAAATATTTAATGTTTTTGGAATTGATACAAGTACAAATTTTACTCCTATAATTGGTGGAATTTCTAGCATAATTGTTAGCATACTCCCGTTCTTACTAAAAAAAGATAATGTCTAGTGAATTTTAGTACATTTCAAAATTATATTACTAGAACAGTTTCGGATTCCTGGAAAAAATTTAAAAATCTTATCTAGTCCAGTGAACTTTGTTGCAAAATCGTAGTTATTTGTTATTCTCAGAATGATAGAACTTATTATATGAAATTGCTGTTTTTTATTAATTTGAAGTCCTTGTGATTTCAATAAATTTTCAATATATTTTATAGAAAAGATCCAATTACGATGTCTAGTCTTTAAGTAATCCGTTTCAATTATAGAGACGGATTTTTTATACTTATTACTTCCAAAATACTCAAAACTATTGCTAGGTTCAAATTCTAAATATAAAGTACCATCAACTTTTAACACACGTTCAAATTCACTAATCACTTTGCTGGCATCACAATAATTTATCACAGAGCCTACACAGATAATATGATTAAAGTACTCATCGATAACAGGAATATTCTCTATATTTCCAATAATTTTGTTAGAAATTGTACTTAATGTTTTTTCAGCAATATCCATATGGATTGTGTTCCCTGATAGCCCGTAAGTATTCCCTCCTGATCCTGCATTTAGAATAATTTCCTCATTAGAAAAACTACAATTTTTCTGTAAAAATAATTTAATTGACTTATTCGTATATCTATACCAACTGTTATACCAGATAACTTCATGTTCATTATAAAACTTTTCTATTTCAACTAAATCTACTTTATCATTCACTTTCAATCCCTACCGATAACAATTTATTATCACTAGTATACCATAAAGTCATTTTTAGTAGCTTGATTTGTATAATGATTTTTTTAGTTAGAATTAAATGTTATTGGTCAACTATAAAGTAAAATACTGTTTTGAAATTATATCTAATACTTTTGAGTCAATTACAAACTTACAACAACTCGAGAATTGTGTAGTTTGAAGGAAATAAGTACAAGTTTATTAGAAATGTAGCATTTTATATGATTATCAAGAAAAATTCTAATTTTAGAATTATATTTTCTATTAGTTCAGAATCTGTTTTTATTTTTAAATGTTATAATAGTGTTATCAAGTAAAAAGAGCATGCTATAATTGGTAACAATATAAAATTCTACGAAAGACACATGGCCTGACAAAAACAGATTTGCTCGAATTGTATAAATTTTACGCAATAGCCCTTAGCTGTTATAAAAACGGAACAAGTACTATTTCAACTATTTGCTAGGAATTCATAGAAGATGTGTCTATGTTTCAAAAATAGATCAAGGTTAAGCTTCTGTCACTCTTCAATAATGCCTTTTTGGGTAATAGAGTAGGGTCGAGGAAGAGATGTAGAAGGTGGGACAGGAACGGTTGTGTGAATTAGTTTCAGGTAATGGAGATAAGAAATGAAGTTAACAAAAGTAATTATTAATAATTTTAGATCATTCGGTGAAAGTCAAATTATTGAATTAAACAATCAAACTGTACTGATTGGGAATAATAGTTCGGGAAAAACAACTGTATTACAAGCATTGAGTAAGCTGTTTTCGGACAAACAAAATGATAGAATAATTAAAAAAAGTGATTTTCACCTTCCAAAAGGTTCAAGGCCCGGAGAAAATACTAGAAACCTCTTTATAGAAACTATTTTTGAGTTTGATGAACTTGATGGAACTCCCTATAGTCCAGCAATTCCATCGTTTTTCGAACACTTTACAGTTTCTAAAGATGGTGCCAAACCATTTCTACGAATCAGGTTAGAATCTTCTTGGGAAGATGATGGAACAGTTGAAGGAAGTATTGATACTCAATTCTATTATATTTCATCTGATGAAGATACTATTAGAGATGAAGACAAACATCGTGCTCCTAGAAAGGATTTGGATAAAATTAGGGTACTTTATGTACCTGCTTCAAGAACGCCTGAGAAGGAGTTGGGTAATGCTTCAGGTAGTATGTTAAGTAGGTTGGTAAATAGTATAAATTGGACCGAAGATGAGATAAATGAAATTACAGATAAAATTGATGAGTTGAATAACACCTTTTTATCTGAAAATGGAGCATTGAATCAGATCAACAATGAGATTCAGAAGTCATGGGAATTATATCATGAAGATAACCGTTTTTCTCAAGCAGAGTTGATTATTAATTCTTCTGAGATGGCGGCAGCACTTAGACAGATTGCCTTAAAATTTTCACCAACAACCACTGAAGAAGCATTTACAGTTTCAGATCTAGGAGATGGACTGAGATCTATTTTTTATTTTTCACTTGTTGATTCGATACTTGATATTGAGTTAGAAATTACCAAAGACCGTGAAGAAAATCCTAATAATCCAAGATTTAAGTTGATTCCACCAGTACTAACTATCCTAGCAATAGAAGAACCAGAAAATCATATTGCTCCACACCACATTGGAAAACTGATAAAAAGGTTTAAGCAATTAGGCAATAATGACAACTCTCAAGTAATTTTAACGTCACATTCTCCAGCTATTGTAAAAAGAATTGACCCAGAAGATTTGAAGTATTTAAGAATAGAAAATAATGACAGAGTTCTTCAAACCATTGTTTCTGATATACAGCTACCTCTAGCTATAGATGAATCTTATAAATATATTAAAGGAGCAATTCAAGCTTATCCTGAACTATATTTTGCGAAGTTAGTAGTTTTAGGTGAAGGCGACAGTGAGGAACTGCTATTACCAAAGTTTTTTGATTTACTTGGGAAAGAGGTAGATAGCTCTCAGATTTCAATTGTCCCTTTAGGGGGCAGACATGTCAACTATTTTTGGAAATTATTGAATGCTCTCAGAATTCCTCATATTACCTTGTTGGATTTTGATAATGAGAGATACGGAGGTGGTTGGGGAAGAATAAAATACATTTCTCAACATCTGTATGAGCTGAACACAGAGTTTCAAGAATGGTTCAATACTCAGAGACTTGATTTTAATGAAATTGGGTCACGAGGTTGTGAATCGATAGGAGCTCAACGTCTGATTAATTGGTTTAATAAACTCGAAGAATTTAATGTCTACTTTTCATCGCCTTTAGATA includes the following:
- a CDS encoding DUF5965 family protein yields the protein MTIIERLEEKVTRQESKVARETEKLAAYREQLETAMFATFKRRQSISHMSFEEALDHAFGKERQFDDSEFRKDEMSE
- a CDS encoding methyltransferase domain-containing protein; this encodes MNDKVDLVEIEKFYNEHEVIWYNSWYRYTNKSIKLFLQKNCSFSNEEIILNAGSGGNTYGLSGNTIHMDIAEKTLSTISNKIIGNIENIPVIDEYFNHIICVGSVINYCDASKVISEFERVLKVDGTLYLEFEPSNSFEYFGSNKYKKSVSIIETDYLKTRHRNWIFSIKYIENLLKSQGLQINKKQQFHIISSIILRITNNYDFATKFTGLDKIFKFFPGIRNCSSNIILKCTKIH
- a CDS encoding DUF5945 family protein; translated protein: MTKDWNFNQPLESKSENQGDSDKIAALFGNHQGGNEVNYEAAFQKRKQAPVTESNSSSKPKVTEVRTGKETDITTSYQQHLKRLIADNNSDIQSSQKKIEELHTLIDTKNKDNKKLQSIYDAISELH
- a CDS encoding DUF3991 domain-containing protein, with amino-acid sequence MEIEECRQISILDVASRLGISFKQVSTSVYEHSEHDSFRIFSTTNTFKWFSRDIQGDVIDFVRLVKGISFKEALAFLSEEPFQKEAVQEKRERPFYYPLKRVEDSNCSLARYYLTECRGISEEIIQKMIQQGLIAQASWKTNETVEPVIVFKSYDHRHKLQAASLQGIYKNHSLPRERLKTILKGSHGHIGISFDIGKPNRLVFCESFVDLISYYELHQQSLTDVRLVSMEGLKRSVVAYQTLRLIAEENQKLEFLDTVTPSKLLHLINTIRDTTTYFDNHPDLLTLAVDCDDAGKDFSDKLSQSGFPVLLDLPNNESGKEKIDWNDILREKKSDLQLMIENVKETLRNQPVRQTSQCLEL
- a CDS encoding tyrosine-type recombinase/integrase; this translates as MDYKLISTYLDYCKTHKRLSSHTIRAYKNDLMQFYNSNYDNVESYIEELTQSNIKTNTLRRKIACIKVFYNYLKYQHIIEESPFNQLRFQFRTEKILPKTIPYDILKNIFSYLEQRVVISKTDYQKQKAERNLLIISLLLSTGIRISELCHIHLKDINLSNKTLHIIGKGKKERILFLGDQTTFNLLETYINKNGKESNDFLFPGKYSPKPLSEQSVRLILKKIVEQNSLSKTITPHMFRHSFATMLLDNDVDIRYIQQILGHSSISITQIYTHVSHSKQKEILSSFNPMSVIHSEIE
- the pezT gene encoding type II toxin-antitoxin system toxin PezT, which translates into the protein MEIQDYTDSEFKHALARNLRSLTRGRKSSKQPIAILLGGQSGAGKTTIHRIKQKEFQGNIVIIDGDSFRSQHPHYLELQQEYGKDSVEYTKDFAGQMVESLVTELSHLGYNLLIEGTLRTIDVPKKTAQLLKSRGYEVQLALIATKPKLSYLSTLIRYEELYAINPNQARATPKEHHDFIVNHLVDNTRQLEELAIFERIQIYQRDRSCVYDSKENTTSAATVLHDLLFGEWNQVEKEMLKVGEEKLRKF
- a CDS encoding AAA family ATPase — encoded protein: MKLTKVIINNFRSFGESQIIELNNQTVLIGNNSSGKTTVLQALSKLFSDKQNDRIIKKSDFHLPKGSRPGENTRNLFIETIFEFDELDGTPYSPAIPSFFEHFTVSKDGAKPFLRIRLESSWEDDGTVEGSIDTQFYYISSDEDTIRDEDKHRAPRKDLDKIRVLYVPASRTPEKELGNASGSMLSRLVNSINWTEDEINEITDKIDELNNTFLSENGALNQINNEIQKSWELYHEDNRFSQAELIINSSEMAAALRQIALKFSPTTTEEAFTVSDLGDGLRSIFYFSLVDSILDIELEITKDREENPNNPRFKLIPPVLTILAIEEPENHIAPHHIGKLIKRFKQLGNNDNSQVILTSHSPAIVKRIDPEDLKYLRIENNDRVLQTIVSDIQLPLAIDESYKYIKGAIQAYPELYFAKLVVLGEGDSEELLLPKFFDLLGKEVDSSQISIVPLGGRHVNYFWKLLNALRIPHITLLDFDNERYGGGWGRIKYISQHLYELNTEFQEWFNTQRLDFNEIGSRGCESIGAQRLINWFNKLEEFNVYFSSPLDIDFLMLQHYKDNYLNTLSPIEGPVVSYNDSDGSSKKVKLSDLDCLDRLQLEGFNKRKEEAIRATLKDKSGSGDSFTEEEKKLMIWYQYFFLGRGKPTTHMQFLSSISDDELTRNLPPVFEKMVKRAEELLGDIEHDEE
- the pezA gene encoding type II toxin-antitoxin system antitoxin PezA; this translates as MIGKNIKSLRKTHDLTQPEFAQIIGISRNSLSRYENGTSSVSTELIDIICQKFNVSYVDIVGEDKMLNPVEDYELTLKIEIVKERGANLLSRLYRYQDSQGISIDDESNPWILMSDDLSDLIHTNIYLVETFDEIERYSGYLDGIERMLEISEKRMVA